In a genomic window of Acidimicrobiia bacterium:
- a CDS encoding PhoH family protein — protein MTQRADQPSEARMHRFSPAHRRTAPGHLPSAVVFQPFGGSLTDLLADPTRSDASDSTTVLRMVLDTSVLISDPDSLTAFPGADTVIPLVVVEELDQHKSRIDDVGRAARAVIRSIEELRVANGGDIRTPVSLPGGGTLRVETNGLHLNEIREHGLDPAKNDNRILAAALGQAVHGRTVVVSNDAALRIKAAQLGLEAMEHQRIRGRGSFERPVGWNTIEVTPASIDCLFAHHGPVGIGELDPRDVDTLHEQLDDRYAVLRAGSQSALVRHVDGAVEPMQRVPEPWGLRPRSKEQQFALDLLLDPEVRIVALDGMAGTGKTLLALAAGLEQVVETRLYDKVAVYRPVVPVGKAELGFLPGTLDEKLDPWMTAVHDALVALTERRSHADARAVLEELTEREKLSLEAVTYLRGRTLHGTYVLVDEAQNIEPTTLKTILTRVGEGTKVVFTGDTSQIDAPYLSEHNNAVSVLIDAFQGERLFGHIRLAHCERSEVASLAALRL, from the coding sequence GTGACCCAACGGGCAGACCAACCCTCCGAGGCACGCATGCACCGGTTCTCACCGGCGCACCGGAGAACCGCCCCCGGGCACCTTCCATCCGCCGTTGTATTCCAACCTTTTGGGGGCTCCTTGACCGATCTGCTCGCCGACCCGACGCGCTCCGACGCGTCCGATTCCACCACCGTGCTGCGGATGGTGCTCGACACGTCGGTACTCATCTCCGATCCCGATTCGCTCACCGCCTTCCCGGGGGCCGACACGGTGATTCCGCTGGTAGTGGTGGAAGAACTCGACCAGCACAAGTCTCGGATCGATGACGTGGGACGGGCGGCCCGGGCGGTGATCCGCTCCATTGAGGAACTACGCGTCGCCAACGGCGGCGACATTCGCACACCGGTGTCTCTCCCAGGGGGCGGCACGCTGCGGGTCGAGACGAACGGCCTCCATCTGAACGAGATTCGCGAGCACGGCCTCGATCCCGCCAAGAACGACAACCGCATCCTCGCCGCCGCGCTCGGCCAAGCGGTGCATGGCCGCACCGTGGTGGTGTCCAACGACGCCGCCTTGCGTATCAAAGCCGCCCAACTTGGCCTGGAGGCCATGGAGCACCAGCGCATTCGCGGCCGAGGTTCCTTTGAGCGTCCGGTGGGCTGGAACACGATTGAGGTCACGCCGGCGAGCATCGATTGCCTCTTCGCTCACCACGGCCCCGTCGGGATCGGCGAGCTCGATCCACGCGATGTGGACACGCTGCACGAACAACTCGATGATCGCTATGCCGTACTGCGGGCCGGCAGTCAATCTGCGCTCGTGCGCCATGTCGATGGGGCAGTCGAACCGATGCAGCGGGTACCGGAGCCATGGGGGCTGCGGCCGCGGTCAAAGGAGCAGCAGTTCGCCCTCGACTTGTTGTTGGACCCGGAGGTGCGCATCGTTGCGCTCGATGGCATGGCCGGCACGGGTAAGACCCTGCTCGCCCTCGCCGCCGGTCTGGAGCAGGTGGTGGAGACCCGGCTGTACGACAAGGTTGCCGTGTACCGGCCCGTCGTGCCGGTGGGAAAGGCGGAACTCGGATTCCTGCCCGGCACCCTCGACGAAAAGCTCGATCCCTGGATGACTGCGGTACACGATGCCCTCGTTGCTCTTACCGAGCGCCGGAGCCATGCCGATGCCCGGGCCGTGCTGGAGGAACTCACCGAGCGGGAGAAACTTTCGCTGGAAGCGGTGACCTACCTCCGGGGCCGCACCCTGCATGGCACCTATGTGTTGGTCGACGAGGCGCAGAACATCGAGCCCACCACCCTCAAAACCATCCTCACCCGGGTGGGCGAGGGCACCAAGGTGGTCTTTACCGGCGATACCAGCCAGATCGATGCGCCCTACCTGTCCGAGCACAACAACGCCGTGTCGGTGCTCATCGATGCCTTCCAGGGCGAGAGACTCTTCGGCCACATCCGACTGGCGCACTGCGAACGCTCCGAAGTGGCCTCGTTGGCGGCCCTGCGCCTGTAG
- a CDS encoding DUF2993 domain-containing protein, whose protein sequence is MEDPPIDARGTFRERNDSAVQSDLTPPPESEGDGPALIASFLGLIDSASSRVFDHPIRPRVKATPRGMLRGELDVVKVEIPAVLASGLVLDRIVVRAEHVRVVPGFPPRFRAGPVRLQAFVSQRYVDQWTQATHLPIRVRLTTEGVLLTTGLRGIKMTETLAQLEVVGRFLRLAPQRMTIVGLPTPMIRFFRGYLPLPPLPKGARIIDVQPGDGQLAVTFQIESIDEALTPELARRLPLLARLPIPGLG, encoded by the coding sequence ATGGAGGATCCCCCTATCGATGCCCGCGGCACCTTCAGGGAACGCAACGATTCCGCCGTGCAGTCCGATCTCACCCCCCCTCCCGAGTCGGAAGGTGACGGCCCGGCCCTCATCGCGTCGTTCCTGGGGCTCATCGATTCGGCATCGTCACGCGTATTCGACCACCCGATCCGTCCCCGGGTAAAGGCCACCCCCCGGGGGATGTTGCGGGGCGAGCTTGATGTGGTGAAAGTCGAGATCCCCGCGGTGCTCGCGTCGGGCCTGGTGCTCGACCGCATCGTCGTGCGAGCCGAGCATGTACGAGTGGTTCCGGGCTTTCCCCCCCGGTTCCGAGCCGGCCCGGTGCGGCTGCAGGCCTTCGTGAGTCAGCGATATGTGGATCAGTGGACACAGGCCACCCATCTCCCGATCCGGGTTCGGCTCACCACCGAGGGCGTATTGCTCACCACTGGCCTCCGCGGGATCAAGATGACCGAGACACTGGCTCAACTAGAGGTGGTGGGTCGCTTCCTTCGTCTCGCCCCGCAGCGGATGACCATCGTGGGACTCCCGACGCCAATGATCCGCTTCTTCCGGGGTTACCTTCCCCTTCCCCCGTTGCCCAAGGGGGCCCGGATCATCGATGTGCAACCCGGCGATGGACAACTGGCGGTCACGTTTCAGATCGAGTCGATCGATGAAGCACTCACACCAGAGTTGGCGCGGCGGCTGCCCTTGCTGGCCCGACTACCCATCCCCGGCCTCGGCTGA
- a CDS encoding CoA transferase, which yields MTTPAPLGSIRIIECSMLGPGAITTTLADLGADVVKVEPPSGDYIRQMTWPIVEGTSLMHLHISRGKRSITLDLRSEEGRAVFLELVANADAVIEAMRPGGLAKRGVGYEACVAVNPRIVFCTISGYGMTGPYKDMPSHGIAYDVWAGLVAPEITEEGFCAIPEHPSVGIHAGPLFGALGVLAGITRARATGEPCRLEIAQSDAAAAMDWLRSETYKAYERPESEVTGNKADNYERRAPGTAGMRDGVRYQFYESADGHVLFMASEREFWENFCNAIDRPDLFEQHPGSQYADHARGNTALRVELTEIFRSRTTAAWLELSTQANTPIAPVNTPKTLAEDPQFQNRLPWIPKEVVGTDQVPSPIKVIDEVLALPTKAPDAGEHTEAVLRDVLGYDDARIAQCRAEGAFG from the coding sequence ATGACTACCCCAGCCCCCCTCGGCAGTATCCGGATCATCGAGTGCTCGATGCTCGGTCCCGGTGCCATCACCACCACCCTGGCCGACCTCGGTGCTGATGTGGTGAAGGTGGAGCCGCCCTCGGGCGACTACATCCGCCAGATGACCTGGCCCATCGTGGAGGGCACCTCGCTGATGCACCTGCATATCAGCCGCGGTAAACGCTCCATCACGCTCGACCTGCGGAGCGAGGAAGGTCGGGCCGTGTTCCTTGAGTTGGTGGCCAACGCGGATGCGGTGATCGAGGCCATGCGCCCCGGTGGCCTGGCGAAGCGAGGGGTGGGCTACGAGGCCTGTGTGGCGGTGAATCCGCGCATCGTGTTTTGCACCATCTCCGGGTACGGGATGACCGGCCCCTACAAAGACATGCCCAGCCACGGGATCGCCTATGACGTGTGGGCTGGTTTGGTGGCCCCGGAGATCACCGAGGAGGGGTTCTGCGCCATTCCTGAGCACCCGTCGGTGGGCATCCATGCCGGTCCGCTGTTCGGTGCCCTCGGCGTGCTGGCCGGGATCACCCGGGCGCGGGCCACGGGGGAGCCATGTCGTCTTGAGATCGCCCAGTCCGATGCGGCGGCGGCCATGGACTGGCTCCGCAGTGAGACCTACAAGGCCTACGAGCGACCCGAGTCCGAGGTAACCGGTAACAAGGCCGATAACTACGAGCGCCGGGCGCCGGGGACGGCGGGCATGCGAGACGGGGTGCGGTACCAGTTCTACGAGTCTGCTGATGGGCATGTGCTGTTCATGGCCTCGGAGCGGGAATTCTGGGAAAACTTCTGCAACGCCATCGACCGTCCGGATCTCTTCGAGCAACACCCGGGCTCGCAATACGCCGATCACGCCCGGGGCAACACGGCTTTGCGCGTCGAACTAACGGAGATCTTCCGTTCGCGTACGACGGCAGCCTGGTTGGAACTATCTACTCAGGCCAATACGCCGATCGCTCCGGTGAACACGCCCAAGACCTTGGCCGAGGATCCTCAGTTCCAGAATCGCCTGCCGTGGATTCCGAAGGAGGTGGTGGGTACCGATCAGGTGCCATCGCCGATCAAGGTCATCGATGAGGTATTGGCCCTTCCCACCAAGGCCCCCGACGCGGGCGAGCACACCGAGGCGGTCTTGCGTGATGTGCTCGGCTACGACGACGCCCGCATCGCACAGTGCCGCGCCGAGGGTGCGTTCGGGTGA